Part of the Tenebrio molitor chromosome 4, icTenMoli1.1, whole genome shotgun sequence genome, CAAAAACTGTAATTTTTCCGGTTTGTTAACATAATTTGCATATAAAAGCCACAGTATCGGATTTTACAACGGGCACGATATCTATAGTGTTATGATATTCTGTTTCAATAAGTTTTATCGCAGGAGGCCATATGTTCACAGTCATCTGTTTTGTACTTCAGCATGATGAATTGGTGAATTATGGTATGTGCCataattaaaactaatttcAAACATGTGATTATATTGATTTGCTCGTTTTTATGGCACCGGCAACGCTCTTGTAATTTAATGTAGGTCCAGACAAGTGGAAATTGCTAAATTTTCTGGTCTGGTTGAGCATGTCgggaaaacaaaacaataatgaAGACAAATTAATAGCGCGGGGGCGAATCTCTCGTTGAAAATATGTTGGGATGCAATATTTGATTGAACTCATCTTGACAATAGACCAAAGTTTCTATTGATTCATCTGTTGCTCCAGTTCCGACTTGTCCTCAAGACATTTTAGTTTAACAACATGGATCTAGTCTCAAAtacaaattgtttgtttgGGTTTTGGAAACTTCCTGTTCGCACAGTTGCTTTAAAGTCcaagtgtttttttaataggatTTAAATCAGGTGCCactatacaggctgtcttaaaattatcgtattccgagttcggggcttagtaggggacatcctgttgaccaagtaaaaaagttgccaatatttgctcaaaagtacctgattaatattctagctatgttgtacttcccttttgaataaaaattggaaaaacaaaacttttattttttcgagataaaggtgttttttcaatattttaatattttacataatgatcctcaccatatttcaaaattaatgtcaaccatttatattttttatttgaaaaaaaacatgatgaaaagtttgaatcttcagacccatatatctttgtaaagacccctcctatattttttattttattttttcgagattcttgagatttttccctacaagacccccgacttggaatacgttaattttccgacaccctgtatacattaACACCGCTTATCTggagaatattttttatttgaagtcgTGTACCAGAATTTCTCTAAGGAAGTTCaagtttaacaattttttaacactttttgTCTTTTATTCTTTGTTGTCACAAAGTTCGCAATACTCATCGAGAACAAATCGACTGAGATCATTATTACGCGCTGACATTTAAAATGACGTCATAATTATAAAGTAATTATGTCCCAATTAAGCTAAAAAGCGCAAATAATTGGTgcgatttgtttttatttttgacggCTCTCCCAATTATCTGGAGTCTCCATTAACTAGaatctatttttaatacatttttattattaagaaTTAGAGTAAATTGTGTCAGAATCTGACGAATCTTTTTACAAACAAGTGGGTTCTTCTTAGGAATTCTACCAACGCTGGAATTTGACAATGCACTGACAAATTGTTCGTACAGAGATTCCTCGATAGTATGACATTTGACAAGTCAGgatacaatacaaaaaaattgctcGTTTTCTTCCCTACTgtatatcataaataaatatttgtacttgattaaattaaatacataaataagtTTTCTAAAACATATGTATCGTCACTACATAATCTAGAATAAAACTTACAAATGAATGAACTAAACGTCAAATGCGACTTAAATTGACATACATCTGAAAACGGATTAATTTCTGAACGCCCGTTATACTTAATTTTTAGACGCGatgtaaaattttgtcgccCTGTTGTTTCTTACATAGAAAGCAGGTGattatgttttcaaaatttaataatctcACTGAGAGATAGACACGATACACAAATTAAGTAAACAcagtttcaaaaaatacaaaatttggaattttgtattttcttttatggCGTTAATACAAAGTGGAATTATTTAATCAatataataaaccaaaatcaaatcaaataataGATATTTACGATACAAGTGTAATAAGAACACTATTAACAAACGCGTGCGAAATTTGCAcaacgaggcgaagccgagttaTGTAATCGTACAAGTTTGGTAATGATGCGTTATCatacgtgtattgtacaatattttatctacgaccgcccagaatttaaaaaaatatttttttttgccaaagtGAGAATCGACCACTATAATACAATAGTACTACAAATAATAACTCAGAATTTAATATAGTAGGTAAAAATTCACAACAACTCTCTTCATCGGTAGTTTATTcaacaaattgcaaaaattgtgtaattaatatatttataaaaaatagttatgtCAACTGTTTTGTAGatgtttgttaaatttaaattttgattaattggtTGTTATTCTAAAAAAGCgtgcggtaatgaagttcttatCTCACGCAAAATGGATGGGATAAGAGTCATTTATCCTACAGCCGTAGATacagattattttaaatgttgaaaACATATCTTTCAATCCAATCCAACTCCAATTCAGCGAATCctttcaaagaattttttatttcttgacCAGATTCCAGTTATTAAGTACCTGCTtagttatttgtttttactaaatttaaaccttcaaaacttttcattttggaaaaaacatgtttttgtttttttaaacgttgTACACTCGAGAGTGAccaaaaaaacaaactttCATCGAAACCTCTTTAACGTATTTATCGAGATCTTGTCTGTAATCTAATCAGAAAGTACTCGCAGGAAACGCTATTTATCTTATTTTGatcgactttattttttggactCATCCTTTTTCTATTCTTTAATCTGTATCTATGACCTAGTGAAATACTCCAGATTTACCCAAGTAAATCGACTGCAAACGATTTAATCATGATGTTATCAATGCATCAAAGATTTGACATTTAGAAGAATTAATGTAAAAACAGAGACAAAGATGTTTGATTTTTGTTCAATAAAGTATCCACGTTTAAAGGACAGTTACAGTTGTTATTCTATAATGGTGTTATTCTATTGTAAATAACTTTCGCCATCAAAGAACAAACACTTACTTATTATCAAACAAAATACATTATCTGAgagtttttattacaattcTTAGAACTTATCTAAGCcttctttaatttaaatataaatctaATCCTTCAATCTCGTTGTAGTTAATAATCCAGTTATTTTTATCAAcattgtcattattattagtctggaaatgaaatttatgaaaaaatataagtCAAAACGTCCTCTAGTAACGATAAAAGtcagaaaatttttcaaaatggtcaCAGATTGTATCACCTATTGTATTCCACACTATCAAAAAGATTTTCGATCCTCCGCAGAGATTATTCTtggtatttttatatttttgaggTGTCTAAGTGATTGTGTAAACCTTTGAACATCCGCTAGATTTATCAAGTTATTGCAATAATTTCAAAGAAGATAATCTTGATCTGAATTTTTATGCAATTCGTGATCCATTTAAATCAGCGCACTCTGCCAAAATTGTCAGATGCGATCTGCTCCATCCTGTGCATCGGAATCCGAAAATACTGCTCAACTCCGGGATTttgcaagttttttttttttggaaaaatagtTTTGTGAATTGGTGTTACTCCCACTCGTGAGTAGATATTttcatttctattttttcttctatgAAAAAGAACTACTGTTCAGTGAAGTACGAATAGTCCCGGAAGTAaatgtttaaaagatttttattttgttttggtttTGGTCTTCGTCGGGTGGAattcattatacagggtgttattgatattttaaccacgagctactggcttcatgtagaactcggaaaaaatgtctaaaaaattctatgtccaaaaataaaatgacatttaatttttgagctacaattttttttaattgcttttagttttctacgttgtcaaacaacctcgtaggtaaaatttcggcacattttaaaaatacaccctgtaaatcatattttataaaacgtacaccaatgcagTTTCCTTgctttaaagcatatttcctataggttacttcgcattggcgtacattttataaaacatgatatacagggtgtattttttaaatgtgccgaaattttacctacgaggttgtttgacaacgtagttgttccttttgacgagttctattaccagttaaaattaatgcccctatttctgttacaccctgtagcTGCAGAACAACAATAGTCGattatcattaagagtagaagtgagtcttttttgtgttaaacccagagattgaagaccgaaatgAAGTtgaggtcggcaactgggcgaagcataaaaagactcacttctactctgaatgctCTACACTATTTCAAGCACATGGGCGACTCGTGTTGCACCGTGGTGGcgccggttaaatattgggtaataatttggttctttcgcttttttagaggttttttttaatagggataatttaattaatttaaaatgcttcaaatgccgttaaatttgactcgatcgagccgcctgtggacatttcaactcctaggatttgaaATGTTTCAAGGTCGGTTTCAAAAAGCAACCATTTCtatagagatacacaaaggggCGATTTTTCGACCGCTGttgtaaatataaatacaaaGATATAAGAACGAAAccggaaaaatatttgaattattataaaaaccaCAATTTGCATTTATTACATAAACTTGTAGTTTATCCACCGCAATCAAATGATTAACGAgatttttcaaatgtcaatATTTCTATCCCAATCGGTAATAACttagcaaataaaaattctttccAGATTTCAAGGAGATAGTTGTAATAAAGTGAAAAAAGTGGCGAAGTTTGAgggcaaaatattttcagcggtgaacaattttttttcgtctTCACCTCTGGTGAACCAAATCAAGGACCTGATGGTGAGTACGAAAAACCGAAACGTTTCCTCACCATCCTCCCGTGcaatcaaatatttatttttatcagcgAACGATGCCCGATAAGCGATGGTCTCATTATGCAAACTATGACTAGAACAATGTATTTTCCTAATTGAGTAAAAATGCGATATTTGCCCACGTCACACCACTCTCCATTAAGATAACTCCTATCGGCGGCGTTTCTCTAGTTTTGCTTTAGAAACCGTGCACGACCCACCATGATATCCGCATGAGTAACAGTGGTGTGGTACAGGCGGAATCCCATCAGAAAAGACTGCACCCGGTCACGTAACAGCAGTGTGTAATGGGACCATCCTTGTGGTAATCCCCGCATCCTATTTAAACCCGCAGCTCCCGTCCTCCTCCAGTCTCGTCCCGACCATGAAAGTGTGCTTCTTCCTCGACTCCCTCTGCCTCCGGCGGCGCAACACCTACGACCTGACCGACCCCGCCCCCGGCTTGCAGACCCGCCAGTCCGCCCAGGCCGACCCCGACACCGACGCCACCATCGCGAACGGCGAGAATGAAGAGCGCGAGGCCAAGATACAGGAGGTGAAGCCGACGACCAGGATCGGTACGCGGCACTCGGAGGTCTCCAAGAGCCAGATGAAAGAGTTCAGGGAGGCGTTCCGGCTCTTCGACAAGGACGGCGACGGCAGCATCACCAAGGAGGAGCTGGGCAGAGTGATGCGATCGCTGGGACAGTTCGCGCGCACCGAGGAGCTCCAACAGATGCTCCAGGAGGTGGACGTGGACGGCGACGGCAACGTCAGCTTCGAGGAGTTCGTAGATATCGCTTGGTCGGCGGGGGCGGGCTCTGACCCCGACCACGTGCTCTCCAGAGAAGAGGAGGAGAAGGAGCTGAGGGATGCGTTCAGGGTGTTCGACAAGCACAACAGGGGGTACATCACGGCGTCGGACTTGAGGGCCGTGTTGCAGTGTCTGGGGGAGGACCTCTCCGAAGAAGAGAGTAAGTGCGCGACTGTTTGCCTACCTGACCGCTCTAATCTTCTTCTCTTTCCAGTCGAAGATATGATCAAAGAAGTGGATGTCGACGGTGACGGACGCATCGACTTCTACGGTGAGTTTCTCACCAATTCTTTTACGTTTTGGtaagattttcatttttcagaaTTTGTTAATGCCCTCGGCGAACCCGGCACCGAAGACAGCTACGACGACGAAGACGACGAGATCATGGGCTACTAATTCGCGGTTAATTATAATCATATCGAATTTTTACATCTGAATGTGATGTTTTTTCATTCTCGATGTTGCAATAATGCTAGAGTGTTTATCGTATGCAAGACATATTTTTAAGGGGGTCCATAGATGTCGCAACTTATTGACGGGTATGGTAGTTATTAGTTGAACGTTCTATAAAACTAAGAGAAAACATTTTAAGCTTTACACTTGGGTGATATCATTAATATTTGTAtaagtttaaattatttattgtatttgtCACGTTGACGCTTGTGTTATCTTCATgagattaaataaatttatcgaAGAATATTTTGTCTCTTTAGCACATTACTAACTAGTAACTAGAACTAGAAATAagaagaaatatatttttgtgtaACCGTACGCAAAATCTGCACTTCGGGTACCTAAAACAGGCTGCGAAATCCAATTTCACGGCCGTTGCTTTTAACGACGCCCGTtaaagtaaacgtcattttaagATTTGATACAAATCAAAGTTTCCACGTGAGACTGGCGTTTAGATTTTTCGGGTATGAAAACTGAAACATCACTACAATTCTCTTCCGAtatttttacgattatttacaaaatgaattgttttatttatgtcatttcTATAGCGACATGTAAGCcgaatttatatgtatttattgacagtgaagtacattttatttgttccttTTATCATATgtgattacaaattttcggttgtacaatagtatattattaagACGAGTTAGTTGGGGCACGACGAATGCAGTGAGGAGTGGTCCAACAGAACGAGCGTCACAGTGCGTCTTAAAACGTGTGTAATATAGGTACtactttttctactttggtcgcattaatttgataaaaactcgaaaatttaattacgAAATAATCTAGGGACTTTTGTGTGGCATGATTTATGGGGAATTTCTGTGAAACTTATGgttttaattgttaacagGAGCTCGCAAGAGATGCCGGACGCCGGCCAGCGTGCTATTACAGAAATACCAACGTAatacctattaaaaaaaaaatcaaaaacagtttcacaaaaagttcctttgtgaCACCACTTTTAGTTTCACAAAGACTCACTTATGAtaccaaaatagaaaaaaaaatgttgtgtacaccttgaccgcgaaatcctttaacatTCTCGAGATTGTCCTGCCTGGGCCGCAAGCGGACTcggtgacaattttttttacaggatatataaatgtatgtattcattaaaaaaattatatgcatttaaaataaataaataaattgaactGTAGATTTCTGATATACAACATCCagctgtaatttttttagaaacgCTTCCTAGATGGCAGAGTTCGCTAGTTAAGTTACAGATTACGCTGAATCAAATTTAAGTGTTTGgtgatattttcaaaagatGTCACCGTATCTGGATAGATAACAtagataatataataatatactatcgTATATAGAATGCAAACTTTAGGGAGTTTGTTTGAAATAAAACAAGAGCGCCctctgcatttttttttattaaaaaaaaaagaaataaaaatggattttattattttattttactaaaagGTATTTACTACGCATTTCCAGTGGAAATGCCTCATAAATACCTTCAATTACCAATAGGGAGATACTTTTTCTAAGTAAGAACAACatcaattaatatttaaactgatttatttttacaacgagaaaaatacatttaaaaaaatacaaaagtacAAACCACTAACTTTGACTGTTATTTACCTTCAAAAGCAGGTTGTTCGGGATAGGCACTATGACTTGGTCTTCCATCATTGGTAAAATCTTCTGGAGCAAAATTAATTCCACAAATtcgataactttttaaaaatttcttgtCTTTTAGCGTTTAGTTttctatgtatgtattttggCAAAAGAATTTCTATCTAATTCGATCTCTCAAAGGGTTCGGAAAGCGGTGCCGAGagaagtttttattaaatcatttaaaaactggacaattatattttgacatttttttattgtcacaatttaaagaaaaaatcacggcctcctagagacacgttttgaaatatattatGAGTATGATTTTCCAAAATCTACAACGGACTTTGCGTTCTATATGTTCTACGTTATCAATAgcaattttaattatcaaaaacCGACATTTTTCGAATGCGACTGACCGGAAAAAGAGACGAGTGTCTATATTTGGGAGGCCGTGAAAAAATGATACGTATTTATAGAAACCTGTGCTAGAAACATTACAAGCGACATCTTTATATTTGGGGCTAAGCTcttaaaactaaaaaatttcgCATACATTGACATTGGATTCTATATAcgatagtatattattatattatctaTGATAGATAAGAACAACACAACAAACATCagcgtaaaaaaattaattatttacattgATATCTCCATGGTTAAAAACCATAAAACTTgattcaattaaaattgtttttgaaatagTGCTTTGCTATTTATCATGTGGAACAGTTTCGTAAGAAATAAAACTCCAAAATTAAGAAagattcaaatttattagAGTAACTTTTTCCAAATgatatgaaaattaattgaaaatgaaataatttggaaaatttaaccTAAACCGGCCAAGTTCataagttatttattttttcgaaaagttTTAACGGTCGTTAACGTTAACGGGGTGTAAAGACTCGGTTGGTTGACGCCGGGCGTGAAAAAACGCTTTTTGCTATCGCTAAATACATacttattaaaatttactaTAATCATTTTCAGCATCTTCAAGATGTGAATAGTtacaaaaagaaacaatagtaaaattttgtttcttctATTTCTATAGCAGATGTTAAAGTGTGTTTTATCTATTCAAATGAAAAGGTCATACTAAAGAGATTTTAAAACCTGACACGATTAGTaatgatttaaaaagaaatgttttagAATATTATACtcgacaataaaattttattatcttctcgaagataaaatacaattttatcgtcttgtataataaataactatttatttataaagagTTTGTTATGCATATTTGGTCGGGCTAGATGACGTAAGAGTGGCAACATAACAAAGTAATTCTATTCTTCTAGTTTTTCtcataattttcttaattctaCGACGAACCAGTTTGTTTCTAATTAGCAATGATGgtaatttgacaaataaaagtaaaaactcTTATCTGAATAATAATCTCTTTGAGCAGGTAGCAAAAGaatcttaataaaattttaattagtaaaATTTCATCACAATAATATAGTTGGCTTCTAACGATGATGTCTTTCTCATTCAATTTTCAGAAAGTTTACACAagatttagatttttaaatCAGTCTCTCACATCTGAACTATCACAGTTACTTAACTTTTTTGTGTGAAATATTGAactatataaaaaaaactctAATCGACAAGAAGACGATACAAGAACGtaatgttcaaaattttaacaatgttTATAATTTGTATAAACAATTCTTTGAATATGTATTTCTCCAGTGCAAATGTACAGGATTATTATGAATGTTCCTTGTATCGTAGTTACCTGCGAAATTTGTCGCTTCAATGCATAGAGTAACTGTACAATGCTAAACGTAAATTAAtgtgattacttggttgcctaaaaagcAGGGTTTTGTTTAccattgattaaaattttattgataaattataaaaacaaaaacatatcATAGACAggtgtattttttaaagaaaaaatgtttactgtcaatttccaGACATCTGACTCtccattatttgtttttatccATCGTCTGACTAATATCGTGTCATTTCTTTCTGCGGTCTTTAAACTGTCACTTGAAAATATCCAAATCTTGGAAAACGTTTATGGATTTGTTcagattctaaaaaatattcctTTACTTACACTTCTAACTTGAACAAATCTTTTGGTTACATCTCTAACATGGACTACCATAGTCGTTTCTTGATTGGAATATTTGGTAGTGATATTCATTTTTGCAGGGCAACACTGAATAACTCCAATATTTGAACAATAAGAAATGAAAAACTATTTTCATTTGCTGGTAAAGTAAGAAACTGTTCACGTTTAAGTgcaaatcaaatttttatcgCATCTCGAAAAAAACTCTTAAGCTTCCTGCACtaactaaaattaatactTTCGAAAGTTATACACAATAAAAACCCCAAAGTGACAAGTGTGAATTGTCAAATGTGAAATTGACAATTCCTGAAGAGGCGTCAAATCTATACGTACCTACAACATAAATCACAATCAACTAGGAtgtaaaaacatttattatgacCCTGCATGATAGAGTTCAATGAACCGATTTCTACcattcatttaaatatttcacttatttgctttatACAATTACATTCAACGCAAGCTTTCGTCGTTTGTCTTCTTCATGCAAAATTTTGCTACCTGAGAGCAATGGAAATTGCGTATAACCTTGTATGGCTGGTATGTGAGTGACGGCGTGAAGTTGTGTCTTGGtcatttgttgattttttggtGGTTTTTGGCGGCGAATTTGTGTTccttttttatataattgttgCTATCTGGGTAACTATAACATTCTGACAAATATCTTCAGTATTATATTGATGGAATATAACAATTAATtctttttggttttttaatttcttttggaAGAACTAACAGGTCTCTTGTGTGGGTGCTTGCCTACCCATCACATCTAGAGTGACTGCGATTGAGTCCTCTATAATTTACCATCCgctttgtcatttgttttttgtctttaactaagtttttaatgtgattattattaaatatgagGTAATTGTATTATAAAAGAATCATTCTCTGATAGCTATTAAATTCGTAAGATTAATTCTTCTTGTCCTCGGTGTTTCAAATATTCTTACTGAACAGAATTTCATCTGTTACTTAACTAAGCaaacttaatttatttttgatgttaaCTCTCACtggaaattattaataaaaataggaAGAATTATGCACTTTCTAACGAAATCATGAAAAACCTAGAACTTTGTCCACCTGGGAAAAAAGTACTGACGTTTACTCTtgtgaaaacaatttaaaaaagtttcaaaAGTCGAAAGAGAATCaaatacaaagtgatcaaaaagaaaacaaatcaaagcaggcgttgcaaattctCAGTCATGTCGTAGCtgaattctatgcaaataagcgtttactgcatgggcgtagacaatttgtgatCTCAAACggtactttataataaatcatacctcatgaattttacgCGTTGGAATTAAGTATAATTgcgcatttaaaaaaaaaaaaattttttttaattattatcatctgataatggagaattttctgtaaaatgtcaaagaaacgtcaatgatgtgctgttgttaacctagaaaagtttacagacgtttactgtacttaattgtaagcaacaattatcccagaataagtgggttttaccattgaagataaagcatttattattaataattaattaactaataatagatttttggagaggtaggcaaccaataatacGACTGTGCAtggaaaatataattattcgTACAACTCAAAGCAAGAtaaaaatttcgacaaaacAAACGATGAGGtggcactcttgatttgttctctttttgatcaccttAATTAAGATTGAGACGATTCtaatggcaaaataaaaatattgctaaatttgaatcttcaaggtgaaaaagaaaaatgatgatGACATTAGAGACATTAGACCAATTTCCTTTCTACCACATaataaatatgataaaattatgtaataataatagaacAGTAGGTATTTGTATTTACAGATTTCACTTTATTTTCTATCTCTGATTCCCGGATATGACAAGCAACAAATTCCCTTTAAATAGATAACTCTAAGTGCATACATGGGTGTGTTTCTTCTTACCGATATAATTCGACAAGAACTGATAAGAGAAAgttcacattaaaaaataaatagaatcGAACGACACATTTCTACCTTTAGAGTCACGAAACAAAGAATAACACCAAAGAGTctgcattatttttttacaaaactcTTCAGTAACATATTATGCAATGGCGGTATTCTCTGTGCGAAAATCATATCCACAACGGACTTGACACATGTGGTAGATAATTTTATCGTTTCGTTTCCCGATTGAAGTGTAGTCTAGGCCACGCTGAGCACACAAAAATTATATCGCACAACCACTTCACTCGCATTGGCGTCAGGATGGGTCTCCTCGTAAGGTAAGCCTTCTCAGCtgttaaaatacaaaaaataacatttttcttgcAGCGCTGTCGTCGCCGACAACACTCCAGAAAATCCCGCCGTACCGAGTGCCGTAAGTCCCCACCGCAACAACTCAACAcctattattatcaaactatTTTCAGCCGCCTCTCCTCGAAATGCAAAATCTTCCGCCTCCCCAAAATCCGGACGCCGCTGCAGAAGAAGCATACCGCCAGCTGCCTCCAGTCGAAATGCAAAATCCGGAGGTGGCAGCAGAAGAAGAAAGACGCCGCCAGCAACAGACAATCGTCATCACTCAGCAACCCACACGAAGTACTGACAACATTATTATTGTCGGCGACCCTTACGGTGGTTCGTCGTGTTGGTTCTGCTGTTGCGTTGACCACCATCACCACCATCACCACCACGACCTGGGTCAAGATGGAGGTTGTTGCGGAGACGGGAGCGGCGATTGTTGCAACTGCGGCTGTTGCGGAGATGGAAGCGGCGATTGTTGTGATTGTGGCTGCTGCGGAGATGGAAGCGGCGATTGTTGTGGAGATTGTGACTGTGGAGATTGTGACTGCGGAGATTGCGACTGTGGAG contains:
- the LOC138127785 gene encoding calmodulin isoform X2, with translation MTRQSAQADPDTDATIANGENEEREAKIQEVKPTTRIGTRHSEVSKSQMKEFREAFRLFDKDGDGSITKEELGRVMRSLGQFARTEELQQMLQEVDVDGDGNVSFEEFVDIAWSAGAGSDPDHVLSREEEEKELRDAFRVFDKHNRGYITASDLRAVLQCLGEDLSEEEIEDMIKEVDVDGDGRIDFYEFVNALGEPGTEDSYDDEDDEIMGY
- the LOC138127785 gene encoding calmodulin isoform X1, with translation MKVCFFLDSLCLRRRNTYDLTDPAPGLQTRQSAQADPDTDATIANGENEEREAKIQEVKPTTRIGTRHSEVSKSQMKEFREAFRLFDKDGDGSITKEELGRVMRSLGQFARTEELQQMLQEVDVDGDGNVSFEEFVDIAWSAGAGSDPDHVLSREEEEKELRDAFRVFDKHNRGYITASDLRAVLQCLGEDLSEEEIEDMIKEVDVDGDGRIDFYEFVNALGEPGTEDSYDDEDDEIMGY